A genomic region of Xanthomonas fragariae contains the following coding sequences:
- a CDS encoding head completion/stabilization protein, translated as MSGFTATGTTSAAPDAIANAPFWPAIAPASVRASMRLDGTVTDARLRHAIVAAMLAVNDALQTWMQTQQAAGYAALADVPSTTVDGISRRVQLYLRAVACATAVEVAERYRSFDATDSANQRADDLSPSITELRRDQRWAVRDLQHLPRSTVELI; from the coding sequence ATGAGCGGATTCACTGCCACCGGCACCACCAGCGCCGCGCCGGATGCGATCGCCAATGCGCCGTTCTGGCCGGCGATCGCACCGGCCAGCGTGCGGGCGAGCATGCGCCTGGATGGCACCGTGACCGATGCGCGTCTGCGCCACGCCATCGTCGCCGCCATGCTCGCAGTCAACGATGCGCTGCAGACCTGGATGCAAACGCAGCAGGCGGCCGGCTACGCCGCGTTGGCTGACGTGCCCAGCACCACCGTCGATGGCATCTCGCGCCGCGTGCAGCTGTACCTGCGCGCGGTGGCGTGTGCCACCGCCGTCGAGGTGGCAGAGCGTTACCGCAGCTTCGATGCCACCGACAGCGCCAACCAGCGCGCCGATGACCTATCACCCAGCATCACCGAACTACGCCGCGACCAGCGCTGGGCCGTGCGCGATCTGCAACACCTGCCGCGCAGCACGGTGGAGCTCATCTGA
- a CDS encoding tail protein X, producing the protein MRVHAMQGDTVDLLCWRHLGSTTGLVERTYLLTPGLAELGAVLPHGTPVELPEVTTTTAAMTPLVQLWD; encoded by the coding sequence ATGCGCGTGCATGCCATGCAAGGCGACACCGTCGACCTGCTGTGCTGGCGTCACCTGGGCAGCACGACCGGCCTGGTCGAGCGCACCTATCTCCTCACTCCCGGCCTGGCCGAACTGGGCGCCGTGCTACCGCATGGCACGCCGGTGGAGTTGCCCGAGGTAACCACCACCACAGCGGCGATGACGCCACTCGTGCAGCTATGGGACTGA
- a CDS encoding DNA-processing protein DprA, with amino-acid sequence MPPPTTAHLFFLGLCSQRGIGFDTLRKLGGPRGIARQLETDGGGTLEVSPGRVIGGEDLGDILEAGIRLYEDLDVRGCFLVGEDDLGYPSVFASMPDALRPQWFFAKGNLSLLERPGIAVVGTRSPTPKGTFLTQFASSVVRELMCPLISGLAIGVDSTAHEWSLQTFTPNISILGTGILRTYPAKNTELADHIVSEGGLLVSEYLPDASPNAESFVWRNRLQAAAAACVVAPEWKRSSGTAHTIRFAKRFGRPTVNLSLDGVLPESDHGIADRTFEVPSQYQELSAFLNKCLIDYDILPALTQRRLFG; translated from the coding sequence ATGCCCCCGCCTACAACTGCCCATCTCTTCTTCCTAGGCCTGTGCTCCCAGCGCGGCATAGGCTTTGACACGCTGCGAAAGCTGGGCGGGCCGAGAGGCATCGCACGTCAACTTGAAACCGACGGCGGAGGAACGTTAGAGGTGTCGCCTGGACGGGTGATCGGTGGCGAGGATCTGGGGGACATCCTGGAGGCCGGAATTCGCCTTTACGAAGACCTGGATGTCAGAGGGTGCTTTCTTGTAGGCGAGGATGATCTTGGCTATCCGAGCGTGTTTGCGTCGATGCCGGATGCTCTCCGCCCCCAGTGGTTCTTTGCAAAGGGCAACCTTAGCCTTCTCGAACGGCCAGGAATTGCAGTAGTCGGCACTCGCTCGCCTACGCCAAAGGGAACTTTCCTCACGCAGTTTGCTTCAAGCGTTGTTCGCGAGCTCATGTGTCCGCTAATCAGTGGGCTAGCGATCGGCGTTGATTCCACTGCTCATGAGTGGTCGCTTCAGACCTTCACACCCAACATCTCCATATTGGGCACTGGAATCCTTCGAACGTATCCTGCAAAGAATACGGAGCTGGCTGATCATATTGTCAGCGAGGGAGGGCTCCTCGTGAGCGAGTATTTGCCCGATGCCTCTCCGAATGCAGAGTCATTTGTTTGGCGAAATCGTCTGCAGGCTGCGGCGGCAGCTTGCGTCGTCGCACCCGAATGGAAACGTTCGTCAGGAACAGCCCATACCATTAGGTTTGCGAAAAGATTCGGACGCCCTACAGTTAACTTGTCGCTGGACGGCGTCCTGCCTGAATCGGACCATGGAATAGCAGATCGCACCTTTGAAGTGCCTTCGCAGTACCAAGAGCTCAGCGCATTTTTAAATAAATGCTTGATCGACTACGACATACTCCCGGCACTCACTCAGCGCAGGCTATTTGGATAA
- a CDS encoding phage virion morphogenesis protein: MDELTALENWAAPLLARLQPGERRTLARKIGTELRRSQSQRIGKQQAPDGTPYAPRKQQLRQKSGRVKRAKMFAKLRQAKYFKVSASPNAVSVGFVGRVSRIARVHQEGLTERVRAGGPKARYAKRGLIGISEHDSKEIRNLIIWALDDYRL; this comes from the coding sequence ATGGATGAGCTGACCGCGCTGGAGAATTGGGCCGCTCCGCTACTGGCCCGCCTGCAGCCCGGCGAACGCCGCACGCTGGCCCGCAAGATCGGAACGGAACTGAGGCGCTCGCAGAGCCAGCGCATCGGCAAGCAGCAAGCGCCCGATGGCACACCGTACGCACCGCGCAAGCAGCAACTGCGGCAGAAGTCCGGACGCGTCAAGCGAGCGAAGATGTTTGCCAAGCTGCGGCAGGCCAAGTACTTCAAGGTCAGCGCCAGTCCCAACGCTGTCAGCGTTGGGTTTGTGGGGCGCGTGTCGCGCATTGCCCGTGTGCATCAAGAGGGGCTAACGGAACGTGTCCGGGCGGGCGGACCCAAAGCGCGCTATGCCAAACGTGGATTGATTGGAATAAGCGAGCACGACAGCAAAGAAATTCGGAATCTAATAATTTGGGCTCTTGATGATTATCGTCTATGA
- a CDS encoding phage holin family protein yields MTEPTSVSSGFLIATGVGLASVLPGIDGDALIGAFAGGALFVVSAAKQPLLARLIYFPVSVIAGYQLAPEILRWLPIKSSGVAAFASAACAITVTLGLIEKSKSFNFSFLRRGGPPSA; encoded by the coding sequence ATGACCGAACCCACCTCCGTCTCGAGCGGCTTTTTGATCGCCACCGGTGTGGGCCTTGCCTCGGTGCTGCCTGGCATCGATGGCGATGCGTTGATCGGCGCGTTCGCCGGCGGCGCCTTGTTCGTGGTGTCTGCCGCCAAGCAGCCGCTGTTGGCGCGATTGATTTACTTCCCGGTGAGCGTGATCGCCGGCTACCAGCTGGCGCCAGAAATCCTGCGCTGGTTGCCGATCAAGTCCAGCGGTGTGGCCGCTTTTGCGAGCGCGGCATGCGCCATCACGGTCACGCTGGGGCTGATCGAAAAGAGCAAGTCGTTCAACTTTTCCTTCCTACGCCGTGGAGGTCCGCCCAGTGCATAG
- a CDS encoding phosphoribosyltransferase: MPPRKVGDSAAAIFTQHQVKPHETVLLGATKEDMIAGVHNKLLHIRCDWYGQQCKYGLAVPDVSALRRFCLVFALRQHSIYWKHLDNSLDISAAGPYSTKRPDYALFGGDARDAAKYGAGHPDFWFLIVASSAYFSGSLVGVDYICSYPGHKAGYTQPAPNSQAAVLARLGQCLNISYYHDLILRHLDSNKSQPIPALNRSFLNQLNTIHLNKKPRRNLSVDARKTTISLRDKLILVVDDITTSGKSLDTARAYIEAAGGKARLFSWLKTIHTSYTRMNAPELSPYKPNAIVAEPSHANFGYDSGVVDPKAPTELDSALREYVKLNGP, translated from the coding sequence ATGCCGCCCAGGAAAGTCGGTGATTCCGCAGCAGCCATCTTCACGCAGCACCAAGTAAAGCCTCATGAAACCGTGCTTCTTGGCGCGACTAAGGAGGACATGATCGCCGGGGTACATAACAAACTCTTACATATCCGCTGCGATTGGTATGGGCAGCAGTGCAAATACGGGCTGGCAGTGCCAGATGTTTCAGCGCTTAGACGATTTTGTCTAGTCTTTGCACTGCGGCAGCATAGCATTTATTGGAAGCACCTTGACAATAGCTTAGACATTTCGGCAGCCGGCCCATACTCCACTAAAAGGCCAGACTATGCATTGTTCGGTGGCGACGCGCGCGATGCCGCTAAATATGGTGCTGGACATCCTGATTTCTGGTTTCTTATTGTAGCTTCATCGGCGTACTTCTCGGGCAGCCTAGTTGGAGTTGACTATATATGCAGTTACCCAGGCCATAAAGCGGGCTATACACAGCCCGCGCCAAATAGCCAAGCGGCCGTGCTTGCACGCCTAGGGCAATGCCTAAATATAAGCTATTATCATGACCTAATCCTTCGACATTTAGACTCAAATAAGAGCCAGCCAATTCCGGCACTAAATAGATCATTTTTAAACCAATTAAACACAATCCACCTGAACAAGAAGCCGAGACGCAATCTTTCGGTTGACGCCAGGAAAACTACGATCTCTCTCAGGGACAAGCTTATACTCGTGGTTGATGATATAACCACTTCAGGCAAGAGCCTGGACACAGCACGTGCATATATCGAAGCTGCTGGCGGAAAAGCCCGACTTTTCTCGTGGCTCAAGACCATCCATACCAGCTACACGAGAATGAATGCACCGGAATTATCGCCATACAAACCCAATGCGATAGTCGCCGAGCCAAGTCATGCGAACTTTGGATACGATTCTGGCGTGGTTGACCCAAAAGCACCGACAGAGCTGGATTCCGCTTTGCGGGAATATGTCAAATTAAACGGCCCATAG
- a CDS encoding Com family DNA-binding transcriptional regulator: protein MLENLRCGDCARLLCKAGAFDEIQIKCPRCGTLNHLKAESLTSDRRERIQEGAHHEKPAAPGRRPDHPAHARSERVRRADH from the coding sequence ATGCTCGAGAACCTCCGTTGTGGCGACTGCGCTCGCCTGCTGTGCAAGGCCGGCGCCTTCGATGAAATCCAGATCAAGTGCCCGCGCTGCGGCACGCTCAATCACCTGAAGGCCGAGAGCCTCACCTCCGATCGCCGCGAGCGAATCCAAGAAGGCGCTCACCATGAAAAACCAGCTGCTCCAGGGCGACGCCCTGACCATCCTGCCCACGCTCGAAGCGAACGCGTTCGACGCGCTGATCACTGA
- a CDS encoding GPO family capsid scaffolding protein, which produces MSAKAKKFRSNWFRVAVEGATTDGRTIQRSWIDDMASTYNRETYNARIWIEHMRSLLPDSPFRAYGDVTAVKAEEVEIDGSKRLALFAQIEPTADLITINKSKQKLYTSIEVQEKFANTGKAYLVGLAVTDSPASLGTSMLSFASQNPDANPLADRKQSPGNLFTVAEETALEFSEVSEGPVAGLLNRIRAALKSEDATSITAEQFAELGEGIEEIAEHVRGQDERFNRLQAEHAAQKTQHAQLANDLTQLRESLSQQADPAQPTRPVVTGGGAVVLTDC; this is translated from the coding sequence ATGTCGGCCAAGGCCAAGAAGTTCCGTTCCAACTGGTTCCGCGTGGCCGTCGAAGGTGCCACCACCGATGGCCGCACGATTCAGCGCAGCTGGATCGACGACATGGCCAGCACCTACAACCGCGAGACCTACAACGCCCGCATCTGGATCGAGCACATGCGCAGCCTGCTGCCGGACTCGCCGTTCCGCGCGTATGGCGATGTCACCGCCGTCAAGGCCGAAGAGGTGGAGATCGATGGCAGCAAGCGCCTGGCGCTGTTCGCCCAGATCGAGCCGACCGCCGACCTGATCACCATCAACAAGTCCAAGCAGAAGCTCTACACCAGCATCGAGGTGCAGGAGAAGTTCGCCAACACCGGCAAGGCGTATCTGGTCGGCCTGGCGGTGACCGATTCGCCGGCGAGCCTGGGCACCTCCATGCTGAGCTTCGCCAGCCAGAACCCCGACGCCAATCCGCTGGCCGATCGCAAGCAGTCACCGGGCAACCTGTTCACCGTCGCCGAAGAAACCGCGCTGGAATTCAGCGAGGTCAGCGAAGGCCCAGTCGCCGGCCTGCTCAACCGGATCCGCGCCGCGCTCAAGAGCGAGGACGCCACCAGCATCACCGCCGAGCAGTTCGCAGAGCTCGGCGAAGGCATCGAAGAGATCGCCGAGCACGTGCGCGGCCAGGACGAACGCTTCAACCGCCTGCAGGCCGAGCACGCCGCGCAGAAGACCCAGCACGCGCAGCTGGCGAACGACCTGACGCAGTTACGCGAGTCGCTATCGCAGCAGGCCGACCCCGCACAGCCCACACGCCCGGTGGTTACCGGCGGCGGCGCGGTTGTGCTGACCGATTGCTGA
- a CDS encoding phage tail protein has product MIKPASLRAHLVAALPDLARDADRLLVFIDAGSLVSTFQPGLSFEYQYTLNLIVTDYAGHPDSVMLPLLQWVQVNQSELLSNPARRGEIAFEADILANDAVDLSIKLPLTERVVVTAKDGGGYDMTHAPEPVLDPTWMS; this is encoded by the coding sequence ATGATCAAGCCCGCCAGCCTGCGCGCGCATCTGGTCGCGGCCTTGCCGGACCTGGCACGCGATGCCGACCGGCTGCTTGTGTTTATCGACGCCGGCAGCTTGGTCAGCACGTTCCAACCGGGGCTGTCGTTCGAGTACCAATACACGCTCAACCTGATCGTGACCGACTACGCCGGTCACCCGGACAGCGTGATGCTGCCGCTGCTGCAATGGGTGCAAGTCAATCAGTCGGAGCTGCTGTCCAATCCGGCGCGCCGTGGCGAGATCGCCTTCGAGGCCGACATCCTCGCCAACGACGCGGTGGATCTGTCGATCAAGCTGCCGCTGACCGAACGCGTGGTCGTGACGGCGAAAGATGGCGGCGGCTATGACATGACGCATGCGCCTGAGCCGGTGCTCGATCCAACATGGATGAGCTGA
- a CDS encoding terminase ATPase subunit family protein, with product MHSVATQLPMDTRRQAKFLYWMGWRVTEIAQAIGENEKTVHSWKSRDEWDRADNVERIGGALEARLVVLIMKPEKSGGDFKEIDLLHRQLERQARIQRYQGGGNEADLNPAVANRNAAPKKKPKRNDFTEEQVEQLTTAFVDGCFDYQRDWYRASNERTRIILKSRQIGATYYFAREALIDALTTGRNQIFLSASKAQAHLFRGYMQQFVRETIDETLSGGDSIVFPNGAELFFLGTNARTAQGYHGNFYFDEFFWTYGFNELNKVASGMAMHKKWRKTYFSTPSSMAHEAYTFWTGERRNKGKPAAQRIQIDVSHDALAGGRRCQDRAWRQIVNLLDAQRRGCDLFDIDELREEYSPDAFANLLMCEFVDDGASIFPLAMLQPCMVDSWVEWGQDYKPFAARPYGDRAVWIGYDPAETGDTAGLVVLAPPQQPGGKFRLLERIQFRGMDFAKQAAEIERITRRYWVTYIGIDTTAMGSGVAQLVKQFFPNLVTFSYSPEVKTRLVLKAFDVIHNGRLEFDAGWTDVAQSLMAIRKTMTASGRQSTFTAGRSEETGHADLAWALFHALQNEPLEGRTARNSGFMEIS from the coding sequence ATGCACAGCGTTGCCACCCAGCTCCCGATGGACACCCGCAGACAGGCCAAGTTCCTGTACTGGATGGGATGGCGCGTGACCGAAATTGCGCAGGCCATCGGCGAGAACGAGAAGACTGTACACAGCTGGAAGTCGCGTGACGAGTGGGATCGTGCAGACAACGTCGAGCGCATCGGTGGCGCGCTCGAAGCACGCCTGGTCGTGCTGATCATGAAGCCGGAAAAATCCGGCGGCGACTTCAAGGAAATCGATCTACTGCATCGGCAGTTGGAGCGCCAGGCGCGCATCCAGCGCTACCAGGGCGGCGGCAACGAAGCCGACCTGAATCCGGCTGTGGCGAACCGCAACGCAGCGCCCAAGAAAAAACCCAAGCGCAACGACTTCACCGAAGAACAGGTCGAGCAGCTGACCACCGCGTTCGTCGACGGCTGCTTCGATTACCAGCGCGACTGGTACCGGGCCAGCAACGAGCGCACCCGCATCATCCTGAAATCGCGCCAGATCGGTGCCACGTATTACTTCGCACGCGAAGCGTTGATCGATGCACTTACCACCGGGCGTAATCAGATTTTCTTGAGCGCCTCCAAGGCGCAGGCGCATCTGTTTCGCGGCTACATGCAGCAGTTCGTGCGCGAGACGATCGACGAGACGCTCTCCGGCGGCGACAGCATCGTGTTCCCCAATGGCGCCGAGTTGTTCTTCCTGGGCACCAATGCGCGCACTGCGCAGGGCTATCACGGCAATTTCTATTTCGACGAGTTCTTCTGGACCTACGGGTTCAACGAATTGAACAAGGTCGCCAGCGGCATGGCGATGCACAAGAAATGGCGCAAGACCTACTTCAGCACGCCATCGAGCATGGCGCACGAGGCCTACACGTTCTGGACCGGTGAGCGCCGCAACAAGGGCAAGCCGGCCGCGCAGCGGATCCAGATCGATGTCTCGCACGACGCCCTGGCTGGCGGTCGTCGCTGCCAGGATCGCGCCTGGCGGCAGATCGTCAACCTCCTCGACGCCCAGCGCCGTGGCTGCGATCTGTTCGACATCGACGAGCTGCGCGAGGAATACAGCCCGGACGCGTTCGCCAACCTGTTGATGTGCGAGTTCGTCGACGACGGCGCCAGCATCTTCCCGCTGGCGATGCTGCAGCCGTGCATGGTCGACAGTTGGGTCGAGTGGGGCCAGGACTACAAACCGTTCGCCGCGCGCCCTTATGGCGATCGCGCGGTGTGGATCGGCTACGACCCGGCCGAGACCGGCGACACCGCCGGCCTGGTCGTGCTGGCACCACCGCAGCAGCCCGGCGGCAAGTTCAGGCTGCTGGAGCGCATCCAGTTCCGGGGCATGGATTTTGCCAAGCAGGCCGCCGAGATCGAGCGCATCACGCGTCGCTACTGGGTGACCTACATCGGCATCGACACCACCGCCATGGGCAGCGGCGTGGCGCAACTGGTGAAGCAGTTCTTCCCGAATCTGGTCACCTTCAGCTACTCGCCCGAGGTCAAAACCCGCCTGGTGCTCAAGGCGTTCGACGTCATCCATAACGGCCGGCTGGAGTTCGACGCCGGCTGGACCGACGTGGCGCAGTCCTTGATGGCCATCCGCAAGACCATGACGGCCAGTGGCCGGCAGTCCACCTTCACCGCCGGCCGCTCCGAAGAGACCGGCCACGCCGACCTGGCGTGGGCACTGTTTCACGCGCTGCAGAACGAACCGCTGGAAGGGCGCACCGCGCGCAACTCCGGCTTCATGGAGATCTCTTGA
- a CDS encoding phage holin family protein, which translates to MHSLVTVLTLMASLAICVRLLTYRRPDHARHRRSAGWCAWLLIASTGGQALHILLAGAGSQVSLWHLGTLIVLAVLTYRAQGNVARILKVD; encoded by the coding sequence GTGCATAGCCTGGTCACCGTCCTGACGTTGATGGCCTCGCTCGCCATCTGCGTCCGTCTGCTTACCTACCGCCGGCCAGACCATGCGCGGCATCGGCGCAGCGCTGGCTGGTGCGCCTGGTTGCTGATCGCCAGCACCGGCGGCCAAGCGCTGCACATCTTGCTGGCCGGCGCCGGCTCGCAAGTCAGTCTCTGGCACCTGGGCACGTTGATCGTGCTTGCGGTGCTCACCTACCGCGCCCAGGGCAATGTGGCGCGCATCCTGAAGGTCGATTGA
- the gpM gene encoding phage terminase small subunit translates to MADSPAKRHHSRVLAELEAAQRAPHQLMAGATAYEQHMAQLQSDRLRLKQIQSTQGKAALKVQLLPTYVPYLAGVLAGGQGAQDEIVMTCMVWRIDAGDYAGALELGAYVLKHNLQMPDRFSRTVGCVLAEEIAEAALSAQKTGQSFDAAVLADTAALTAEQDMPDEVRAKLHLALARASLAGITDERPADQAHPIASAAVADLQRAIALHGSCGGKKDLERAERLLKKFSVEPAGTSA, encoded by the coding sequence ATGGCCGACAGTCCCGCCAAGCGTCACCACAGCCGCGTGCTCGCCGAGCTGGAAGCGGCGCAGCGTGCCCCGCACCAGCTGATGGCCGGCGCCACCGCCTACGAGCAGCACATGGCCCAGCTGCAGAGCGATCGCCTGCGGCTGAAGCAGATCCAGTCCACCCAAGGCAAGGCTGCGCTCAAGGTGCAGCTGCTGCCGACCTACGTGCCGTATCTGGCCGGCGTGCTGGCCGGTGGCCAGGGCGCGCAGGACGAGATCGTCATGACCTGCATGGTGTGGCGCATCGATGCCGGCGACTATGCCGGCGCGCTGGAGCTGGGCGCCTATGTGCTCAAGCACAACCTGCAGATGCCCGACCGCTTCTCCCGCACCGTGGGCTGCGTGCTGGCCGAGGAAATCGCCGAAGCGGCGCTGTCGGCGCAGAAGACCGGCCAGAGCTTCGACGCGGCCGTCCTGGCCGACACCGCCGCGCTGACCGCCGAGCAGGACATGCCCGACGAGGTGCGCGCCAAGCTGCACCTGGCACTGGCCCGCGCATCGCTGGCGGGCATCACCGATGAGAGGCCTGCCGACCAGGCGCACCCCATCGCCTCCGCCGCTGTCGCCGACCTGCAGCGCGCCATCGCCCTGCATGGCAGCTGCGGCGGCAAGAAGGATCTGGAGCGCGCCGAGCGGCTCTTGAAGAAGTTCAGCGTTGAGCCTGCCGGCACCAGCGCATAA
- a CDS encoding phage portal protein, which produces MLTHQLPATAPAAPTRTEAFTFGDPTPVLDGRGVLDYLECWQNGRWYEPPVALDGLSKTTRSNPFLQSGLIFKRNMLARTFKPHRLLTREAFEQLSLDWITLGNGYLERRRNRLGNALSLTAPLSKYMRRGITEGAYFQVRTWHDEHVFEPGSVFQLREADVDQELYGLPEWMPAMQSALLNESATLFRRKYYNNGSHAGFILYLTDPQQSQEDVDALRNAMKGAKGPGNFRNLFLYSPGGNKDGLKLIPVSEVAAKDEFSGIKGITRDDMLAALRIPPQLMGIVPQNAGGFGSIREAAAVWAANELEPLQARLLKINDWVGDEVIAFTPYAPPAAA; this is translated from the coding sequence ATGTTGACCCACCAGCTGCCCGCCACCGCGCCTGCAGCGCCCACACGCACCGAGGCGTTCACCTTCGGCGACCCGACGCCGGTGCTCGATGGGCGCGGCGTGCTGGACTATCTGGAGTGCTGGCAGAACGGGCGCTGGTACGAGCCACCGGTGGCGCTGGATGGCCTGTCCAAGACCACCCGCAGCAATCCGTTCCTGCAGTCCGGGCTGATCTTCAAGCGCAACATGCTGGCGCGCACCTTCAAGCCGCACCGGTTGCTGACGCGCGAGGCGTTCGAGCAGCTGTCGCTGGACTGGATCACGCTCGGCAATGGCTACCTCGAACGCCGTCGCAACCGCTTGGGCAATGCGCTGTCGCTGACTGCGCCGCTGTCCAAATACATGCGGCGCGGCATCACCGAGGGCGCGTATTTCCAAGTGCGCACCTGGCACGACGAGCACGTGTTCGAGCCGGGCAGCGTGTTCCAACTGCGCGAAGCCGATGTCGATCAGGAACTCTACGGTCTGCCCGAGTGGATGCCGGCGATGCAGTCGGCGCTGCTCAACGAGTCGGCCACGCTGTTCCGGCGCAAGTACTACAACAACGGCTCGCACGCCGGTTTCATCCTGTACCTGACCGACCCCCAGCAGAGCCAGGAAGATGTCGACGCGCTGCGCAACGCCATGAAGGGCGCCAAGGGGCCGGGCAATTTCCGCAATCTGTTCCTGTACTCGCCAGGCGGCAACAAGGATGGACTGAAGCTGATCCCGGTCAGCGAGGTAGCGGCCAAGGACGAGTTCAGCGGCATCAAGGGCATCACCCGAGACGACATGCTGGCCGCGCTGCGCATCCCGCCGCAACTCATGGGCATCGTGCCGCAGAACGCAGGCGGCTTCGGCTCGATCCGCGAGGCCGCTGCCGTCTGGGCCGCCAACGAACTGGAACCGCTGCAGGCGCGCCTGTTGAAAATCAACGACTGGGTGGGTGATGAGGTGATCGCCTTCACCCCGTACGCGCCGCCAGCGGCCGCGTAA
- a CDS encoding DNA-methyltransferase — MKNQLLQGDALTILPTLEANAFDALITDPPYASGGLTAAARARPPSTKYVQGGGAQLHADFVGDERDQRSHLKWMHLWLSECARVLKDGAPVLLFTDWRQLPLTTDALQIAGFTWRGITVWDKTEGVRPQLGRFRNQAEYIVWGSKGNMPLDRRAPVLPGVIRESVRKADKHHLTGKPTELMRQLVRICESGGRVLDPFAGSGTTLLAADLEGFSWTGIEMTQLYHQVATERVESKL, encoded by the coding sequence ATGAAAAACCAGCTGCTCCAGGGCGACGCCCTGACCATCCTGCCCACGCTCGAAGCGAACGCGTTCGACGCGCTGATCACTGATCCGCCGTATGCGAGCGGCGGCCTCACTGCTGCGGCACGCGCCAGGCCACCGTCGACCAAGTACGTGCAGGGCGGCGGCGCGCAACTGCATGCCGACTTCGTCGGCGACGAACGCGACCAACGCTCGCACCTGAAGTGGATGCATCTGTGGCTGTCCGAGTGCGCGCGCGTGCTCAAGGACGGCGCACCGGTCCTACTGTTCACCGACTGGCGGCAGCTGCCGCTGACCACCGACGCGCTGCAGATCGCTGGCTTCACCTGGCGCGGCATCACCGTCTGGGACAAGACCGAGGGCGTGCGGCCGCAGCTGGGCCGGTTCCGCAACCAGGCCGAGTACATCGTATGGGGTAGCAAGGGCAACATGCCGCTGGATCGTCGCGCGCCGGTGCTGCCTGGTGTTATCCGTGAGTCGGTGCGCAAAGCCGACAAGCATCATCTGACTGGCAAGCCCACCGAATTAATGCGTCAGCTGGTGCGGATTTGCGAGTCAGGTGGGCGCGTGCTTGATCCGTTCGCCGGCAGCGGCACTACATTGCTTGCCGCTGATTTAGAAGGCTTCAGCTGGACTGGGATCGAAATGACGCAGCTCTACCACCAAGTCGCTACAGAGCGTGTTGAGTCAAAGTTGTGA
- a CDS encoding glycoside hydrolase family 19 protein has protein sequence MFTDTQLASLMQCSAQRAQRWHGPLLAAANRFGITTKRRAAHWLGQVGHESLSLSRMEEGLTYTTSARLLEVFGERIMPALAPKFLRNPVGLANFVYADRLGNGNEASGDGYRHRGRGPMQHTCRGNYRRIGVLISLPVEEQPDLLLQIEPSALGAAAYWHDNGLNVLADAGDVLGLGRKINLGNVRAKRLPEGHDDRVTRTRRALQLLGVS, from the coding sequence ATGTTCACCGATACCCAGCTCGCCTCGCTCATGCAGTGCTCGGCGCAACGCGCACAGCGCTGGCACGGCCCACTGCTTGCCGCCGCCAACCGCTTCGGCATCACCACCAAGCGCCGCGCCGCGCACTGGCTGGGCCAGGTCGGCCACGAAAGTCTGAGCCTGTCGCGCATGGAAGAAGGGCTGACCTACACCACCAGCGCCCGACTGCTGGAGGTGTTTGGCGAGCGCATCATGCCGGCTCTGGCGCCCAAGTTCCTGCGCAACCCCGTGGGCCTGGCCAACTTCGTCTATGCCGACCGCCTGGGCAACGGCAACGAAGCCAGCGGCGATGGCTATCGCCACCGTGGCCGGGGTCCGATGCAGCACACCTGCCGGGGCAACTACCGCCGCATCGGTGTGCTGATCAGCTTGCCGGTGGAAGAGCAGCCGGACCTGCTGCTGCAGATCGAGCCCAGCGCACTGGGTGCGGCGGCGTATTGGCACGACAACGGCCTGAACGTGCTGGCCGATGCCGGCGATGTGCTTGGCCTGGGCCGCAAGATCAACCTGGGCAACGTGCGCGCCAAGCGCTTGCCGGAAGGCCACGATGATCGCGTCACGCGCACGCGGCGCGCCCTGCAACTCCTGGGCGTGAGCTGA